The Girardinichthys multiradiatus isolate DD_20200921_A chromosome 24, DD_fGirMul_XY1, whole genome shotgun sequence genome has a window encoding:
- the nfkbiz gene encoding NF-kappa-B inhibitor zeta, with translation MLDHGGIDWRAGQVLSATYNFSPNSDGCMIFDAKLQASIQPLQKKTTVKELLMMRRQKWNSEQKWISEPKLKFGKYEPVITDLSPQMATSPTHVNQSPIANVIPALPENAAMTLQDMQQLVQLSPQEQKVSVSNGKMTLFHWQIQQESRKVEGLSAEQLCMQDSDGDTFLHIAVAQGRRALSYVLAAKMARCGSLDIKEHNGQTPLQIAVAINQHLIISDLLTHGAQINIRDLWGRSPLHVCAEKGHFLSLQSICTTLAGRGRSVEVEMFNYDGLTPLHAAVLAHNAVVKEVRHLENPCTYMISELAHRRRRYVECVRTLMHMGASYLTKDLKSGRTCLHMASEEANIELLNVFLEQPTSLAAVNVKTFSGNTALHIVSSLQNYKNQAESAKLLLRKGADPGMRNFENELPCQLVPEGPVGEKLRHILKGKYNV, from the exons ATGTTGGATCATGGTGGAATTGACTGGAGGGCTGGCCAGGTTCTGTCAGCCACCTATAACTTCAGCCCCAACAGTGACG GGTGCATGATATTTGATGCCAAACTACAAGCATCCATCCAACCTCTGCAAAAGAAGACCACAGTAAAAGAACTGCTAATGATGAGACGCCAG AAATGGAATTCGGAGCAGAAATGGATTTCAGAGCCTAAATTAAAGTTTGGCAAATATGAACCTGTCATCACGGACCTAAGTCCTCAAATGGCAACATCACCAACGCATGTAAACCAGAGTCCCATCGCAAACGTTATCCCTGCTCTTCCAGAAAACGCTGCCATGACACTGCAGGATATGCAACAGCTTGTACAACTTTCCCCTCAAGAACAGAAGGTCTCAGTCTCCAACGGCAAAATGACACTGTTTCACTGGCAAATACAGCAAGAGTCCAGGAAGGTTGAAGGTCTGTCTGCAGAGCAGCTGTGCATGCAGGACTCGGATGGAGACAC ATTTCTTCACATAGCAGTGGCTCAAGGCAGGCGAGCCCTGTCttatgtgcttgctgctaaaatGGCCAGGTGTGGCTCCCTGGATATAAAAGAACACAACGGACAG ACGCCTCTCCAGATCGCGGTGGCCATCAATCAGCACTTGATCATCTCCGATCTTCTGACTCACGGAGCGCAGATCAACATCAGGGACCTGTGGGGTCGCTCTCCTCTGCATGTATGTGCAGAGAAGGGCCACTTCCTCAGTCTTCAG AGCATCTGCACAACCCTCGCAGGGCGTGGCCGATCAGTCGAAGTTGAAATGTTTAACTATGATG GTTTGACTCCACTCCACGCTGCAGTTTTGGCTCACAACGCTGTTGTTAAGGAGGTGAGACACCTTGAAAACCCTTGTACTTACATGATCTCGGAGCTGGCGCACAGGAGGCGCAGGTACGTGGAGTGCGTCAGGACTCTAATGCACATGGGCGCCTCTTACTTGACAAAA GATCTGAAAAGCGGCCGAACTTGCCTTCACATGGCTTCTGAGGAGGCAAATATTGAGCTGCTTAACGTTTTCCTCGAGCAGCCAACTTCGCTTGCAGCAGTAAATGTAAAG ACATTCAGTGGAAACACTGCCCTGCACATCGTCAGCTCTctgcaaaattacaaaaatcagGCGGAGTCCGCAAAGCTGCTGTTGAGGAAAGGTGCCGATCCAGGGATGAGGAATTTTGAAAACGAGCTGCCGTGTCAGCTGGTGCCTGAAGGACCTGTCGGTGAAAAG CTCCGGCACATCCTGAAGGGGAAATACAATGTTTAA
- the jagn1b gene encoding protein jagunal homolog 1-B, protein MASRAGPRATGTDGSDFQHRERVASHYQMSVALKSEIRKLNIVHLLIWVLMAAQVTVSQLSLVSHKVVASPYQWEYPYLLSIVPTVFSFLALPRNNISYLVISMISAGLFCVAPLIYGGMEMFPVAQQLYRHGKAYRFIFGFSAVSVMYLVIIIAVQVHAWQIYYSKKLLDQWFTSTQEKKKK, encoded by the exons ATGGCTTCTCGAGCAGGTCCCAGAGCAACAGGAACAGATGGCAGTGACTTCCAGCACAGGGAGCGTGTCGCCTCCCACTACCAGATGAG TGTTGCCTTGAAGTCTGAAATCCGTAAACTCAACATTGTCCATCTGCTGATCTGGGTGCTGATGGCAGCTCAG GTAACGGTTAGCCAGCTGAGTCTGGTGTCTCACAAAGTAGTTGCCTCTCCGTACCAGTGGGAGTACCCCTATCTTCTGAGTATAGTCCCCACCGTCTTTAGCTTCCTGGCATTGCCTCGTAACAACATCAGCTACCTGGTGATATCCATGATCAGCGCCGGACTCTTCTGCGTGGCCCCACTGATCTACGGCGGCATGGAGATGTTCCCCGTGGCTCAGCAGCTTTATCGGCACGGCAAGGCATATCGCTTCATTTTTGGCTTCTCGGCCGTGTCCGTGATGTATCTCGTCATCATCATTGCCGTGCAAGTACATGCCTGGCAGATCTACTACAGCAAGAAGCTGTTAGATCAGTGGTTTACCAGCAcacaggagaagaagaagaaataa